Proteins from one Asterias rubens chromosome 21, eAstRub1.3, whole genome shotgun sequence genomic window:
- the LOC117304326 gene encoding CD209 antigen-like — protein MLASKLLGVVGIFMMANYAAANKRCGKPCPPFWSQWRNKCYKMHGADVTWEEGEQICVKLGGVMIVPQSKEELQHLINMSSVRHLLIGCNDIQTEGTWVCLDEEGTIDVQDKRWLDGQPNNKGVNQDCAVARTEGWNDDDCGIQRKLICQRPVRAL, from the exons ATGTTGGCGAGCAAATTGCTGGGTGTTGTTGGTATATTTATGATGGCAAACTACGCTGCCGCAAACAAGCGGTGTGGGAAGCCATGCCCTCCTTTTTGGAGCCAATGGCGAAACAAATGCTACAAGATGCATGGTGCCGACGTTACTTGGGAAGAGGGCGAGCAGATTTGTGTCAAGTTGGGTGGGGTGATGATTGTCCCTCAATCCAAAGAAGAGTTACAACACCTCATCAACATGAGTAGTGTGCGCCACTTGTTGATTGGTTGCAACGACATTCAAACTGAAG GTACCTGGGTGTGTCTGGATGAGGAAGGTACTATTGACGTGCAAGACAAGAGATGGTTGGATGGTCAGCCAAATAATAAAGGTGTCAACCAAGATTGCGCTGTAGCCAGGACTGAAGGCTGGAACGATGACGATTGTGGAATACAACGCAAGTTAATCTGTCAGCGTCCAGTACGAGCACTGTAG
- the LOC117304327 gene encoding C-type lectin domain family 4 member M-like — MPGAGVALKEGKQICVELGGAMVVPQSTKELQTILNMCSCSSFWIDCNDIQEEGTWVCSDGEGTIDKQDKRWMNGQPDSNNGNEDCAVGRIAGWHNWGCGTTHKLICQRPVRAL, encoded by the exons ATGCCTGGTGCCGGCGTTGCATTGAAAGAGGGCAAGCAGATTTGTGTTGAGTTGGGTGGGGCGATGGTTGTCCCTCAGTCCACAAAAGAGTTACAAACCATCCTCAACATGTGCAGTTGCAGCAGTTTCTGGATTGATTGCAACGACATTCAAGAAGaag GTACCTGGGTGTGTTCAGATGGTGAAGGTACTATTGACAAGCAGGACAAGAGATGGATGAATGGTCAGCCAGATAGTAACAATGGCAATGAAGATTGCGCTGTAGGCCGGATTGCAGGCTGGCACAATTGGGGTTGTGGAACAACACACAAGTTAATCTGTCAGCGTCCAGTACGAGCACTGTAG